From one Oreochromis niloticus isolate F11D_XX unplaced genomic scaffold, O_niloticus_UMD_NMBU tig00007753_pilon, whole genome shotgun sequence genomic stretch:
- the LOC109200946 gene encoding RING finger protein 145-like, whose product MAYMICQFFHMDFWLLIIISSSILTSLQVAVCVVCYGVSETVFGEWSVMGSTIILVHSYYNVWLRAQLGWQSFLLRRDAVHKIKSLPTASNTQLEQYNDICAICFQQMKHGEEEICFETSVKD is encoded by the exons ATGGCTTATATGATCTGCCAGTTCTTCCACATGGACTTCTGgcttctcatcatcatctcctcctcaatCCTCACCTCTCTCCAG GTTGCGGTGTGCGTGGTGTGCTATGGTGTATCAGAGACTGTATTTGGCGAGTGGAGTGTGATGGGAAGCACCATCATCTTGGTCCACTCGTACTATAACGTCTGGCTCAGAGCCCAGCTGGGCTGGCAGAGCTTCCTGCTCAGGAGAGATGCTGTACACAAGATAAAAAGCCTCCCTACAGCTAGCAATACACAGCTGGAGCAGTATAATGACATCTGTGCTATCTGCTTCCAG CAGATGAAGCACGGCGAGGAAGAAATATGCTTTGAAACGAGTGTGAAAGACTGA